The window AATAGGTTTTTTAGTATTCTCTCATATAAGAAAATATATATTTTTTAAAAAAGAATATTTAGAAAATGCAAAAAAATGGGCTCCAAGATGGGTTGGACTTACCTTTGCTATAATTTGTGGCTCTTTTTTATACAAAACACCTTTAGGTAAAAAACTACACTTACCGTGGTATGAAGCAATTGCTGTTGTTTTTGTCCTAGGAATTACTTTTTGGCTTATAGGAAAAATTATTGTAAAAAAAGTTTTTTCCCATTTAGAAAAAAGCGCTGAAAGCGTAGAGGAAATTTTTCGCAGACTACAAATTTTAACCTCTTGTTATATGGCCTTATCCCACGGTGCAAATGATGTTGCCAATGCCATTGGACCTGTAGCAGCAGTATACATGATTGCAAAATATCACGTTTTCTCAGCAAAAGCAGAAATTCCCCTTTATTTTCTTTTATTTGGTGGAGTAGGTATAGCATTAGGTATTTTCTGGCTAGGAAGAAGAGTTATTGCTACTGTAGGAGAAAAAATTACAACCCTTACTAATACTCGAGGATTTGCCGTTGATTTTGGGGCAGCTACTACAGTACTTTTAGCTTCTAATCTAGGACTACCTGTTTCTACTACTCATGCAGCAGTAGGATCAGTAATTGGCGTAGGTCTTGCCAGAGGTTTTTCTGCTGTAAATTTTAAAATCTTATGGAAAATATTTTTATATTGGATACTAACTGTGCCTTTTGCTGCCCTAACAACTATAATATTTTTCCAAGTTTTAAAATGGATGGTTTATTAATTTTTATATATTTGTCAAAAAACGGAGGATGCCTATGAAACTTTTAAAACTGCCTTTATTCGGACTTTTAGCCCCAAAATCTCCTATGGAAAAATTGGTAGAACATTACGATAA is drawn from Desulfonauticus submarinus and contains these coding sequences:
- a CDS encoding inorganic phosphate transporter is translated as MTAFDVFFYLSFVAGFLMAFNLGANDVANSMASAVGARAITVKQALFIAGILNIAGAVFLGSQVTATISKGIIDPSSISDPKLIMLGMFASLISAGFWILISTLSGLPVSSTHSIVGGIFGFGLVVGGPNVVNWGKMGSVVLSWIISPFFAALIGFLVFSHIRKYIFFKKEYLENAKKWAPRWVGLTFAIICGSFLYKTPLGKKLHLPWYEAIAVVFVLGITFWLIGKIIVKKVFSHLEKSAESVEEIFRRLQILTSCYMALSHGANDVANAIGPVAAVYMIAKYHVFSAKAEIPLYFLLFGGVGIALGIFWLGRRVIATVGEKITTLTNTRGFAVDFGAATTVLLASNLGLPVSTTHAAVGSVIGVGLARGFSAVNFKILWKIFLYWILTVPFAALTTIIFFQVLKWMVY